TAAAGTAGAATTAATAAATAGTTTTCTTTGGTTGTGATAACACGAAAATGTTGCTATACTTCTTCTTCATGTGTGTTATATGTATTCTGTGATGCAAGTTAGCAATAAATGAAAGTATGGATCTTAAGAGTATTTGTTCGTTATTTTTCTTCAGTGTAATCGAGTTCTTGTGGTGGAAGTTTTATTTCTGAATTTATTGTAGTAACTTGTAAGAGGCTGGGTTATGTCTGGCGTTTGAAATGGAATTATTTTAAATGATTTGTGGATAGTCTGGAGGTTTCGAATTTCGTTTCAGTGGGTTCCTAAGTGTCAGTTTTAAATTGTTCTGTGTTTTTGTTGTTTGTTAGATTGGAAGGAGAAGTTTATGCTTTTGTCTAGGAAAATAAAAGATTATGAGTCTAAGTATAGAGGCAAAGAAATTAAAATGAGTACCGAGATAAGCAGTTTTCTTAATATTAGAAACACTGTGGAGATGAAAGTTGGCAGCTATGTAGTGTATGGGGTGATTTATTCTGTTTCTATGAACAGTATTAAGATTATTTTTCAGGAAGATACAGTGTTGCCGACTTTAGCTAAAAACAAAAATACAGGGAATATCCAACTTAAAAGATTTGATGATTTTGAAGATAATTCTTTTTTTATTTCACCCTTATCTGTTAGATTGGCAAATACGTCTGATTATCCTTCGCAAGAGAGACATTATAATTTGCTAACTTTAGATTTTTTATCTCCTATGCCGGAGGAGTTTGCTATTAAGGTTGGTAAGCTCCTTGATTTAAAGATTGGGCAGAATCAAAGAATACATGAGCGTATTGTTGTTGATAAGGATTCACTCAGAAAACTTAGGCTCAACTCTGATAGGACTTTTATTGAATTTAATGGGGTTAAGCATAGGTGTCTGATTAAAGACTTGTCTTATGGAGGGGCGTTGTTGATTTCTTATTTTGATTATGAGGAAGTGGAGGAGAAGGAAATAGACTTGATCTTGAATTTTAATATTGCGGATAAAGAGGTGCTTATTAAGGGAAAAGCAAGGAATTTAAGTGTTATTCAGACTCCCAATGGTAAAGTTTTGGCTTTAGGTGTTGCCTTTTACGAGGAAGAAATTCCTCTTGAATATACTATGCTAATCCATGATTATTTTAATTAAAAATTTATGTTTGCAGCAAAGGCTGGAATTATTTCAAATAGTATGCTCTAACTAGTGATGAGCTTACCCCTATTGTTGTTTGAGTACTCGAGGTGCTTCCTTCTGTGTGCTCTGCAGGTGTTTGTATGTTCTTTCAGCGTTTACAGACCCCTTTTGTATGGTCTGAAGCTTGGCTAAGGGTGAAGCTTTGGTGATGAAATTTTACAAAAAGCAATCCCCAGGCAGGATCGTCTTTTTTGCAAAACTTTTTCGTGTACCTTATGGAGTTGTGATCAATAAGCGGACAAGTACGGTGACATAAGGTCTTTTGTTGTCCTTATTCTCAACTTATTTGCTACTTCTCATCCAGTACTTTTGGAGTGTGGGAGAGATGTTTTGTTATGTGTATTGATTCTAAAGCATACCTCTTGTTGAAACTATTTTGTGTGATGCCTTCCCTGCGACCCAGTCACGTCGGGTTTGTAGCATGACTAAGGCCCTTCCATGATTCTTAAATTGTTTATTATCCACTGTGAGGTATCCTTTGATGGGAGAGGTGTGTTATGCATATGAGAGTAATAGTAAGTATTTCGGTATTGATGTTGTTTGCCAGCTGCGAGTGGTGGGCTGAAGTTAGTGGTAAGATTAAGATCAAGAAACCCGTTGAGGATATTAAGGTTGTAGCAGAAAGGGCTGTGAATGAGGTTAGTAGGGCTACTGGTAAGTCTGCTGATGAGGTTAAGGCTTTAAGTAAAGATGAGCTTGACAAGATTGCAGAGGAGGCTAAGAGTAGTACTGCTGCTACCTTTGAAAGTACTAAGAAAGATGCCAAGAAGAAGTCCGAGCTTATTGATGAGATTAAGCAATCAACTGAGAAGCTTGATTTAGCTTTCAAATCTCTAGTGGGTGCTGGATACAGAAATGCTACTGCAAGCCTAGTTTTGGAGAGCATTAAGACTGCTAAGCAGAAGTTAGGTTTAGCTGGTAAGCTTGAAAAGATGATAGAGGATGGTAATAAAACAATGGCAGAGGTTAGGCGAGTCGTGGGGGCTTTTGGTGATGTTGCTGGGTATTGTATGCGTGATATTAATGAGAAGCAAGGTCGGCATTCAAAGAGTGACACTTCAACAGTGAGCACGGATGGCCTTAAGGACTGTGTTAGGAACCTTATGGACAATGTAGTTGATATTTTTGTTGGAAGAGGGGGTGCTTTTTCAGAATTAAGAGACGCTGTACCCAATGCACCCGACAGGTTTAAAGGTGCTTTGAGTAAACTGTGCGGTGCTGTCCATGGTATGAACCAAGCATCAATGAAGGTTAAGCATAAGTAGTAGTACTCACTTAAGCGATTACTAGAGAAACAGATAAGATTAATTACATATACGAAAATCTTAACTTATTAGCAGGAATTAGAGAATGAAAATACTGGTACCTTAAGTTCGTCGTTAAAATTTACACTCTACGAGTATGAAAGTAGACAAATGTTAGTGTCTGGCGTAGTTGAAAAGATAAAAGAAAGAGAATCAATAACTAAGATTAAAACGAATTTGAACGAGTCAAATCCCTGATGGAACAATCTAAGAAGAGATAAATTTGTTCAAACTAGCCTTAATGAGTCTATTATTAATTGAATAACCAAGACCACTGTTGTGCGTGTACTCTGCAAGTATTTGTCTGTATGACCTCTCAGAGACTACAAATTCTTTGTACATCTCAGAAGCATACTCATCCAGTGTATTGTATACACGCATGTTTTCCGTGGTCCGAAACTTGCCAAACCAATATGAATTAAGGGTATCTCTTGTAATGAGTATTTTTGTTTCCCAGTTTAGGAAATATTTCCTTATGTTATCTTGCCTCTTAAATAAGTAAACAGGTATTCGTGGTCTGTAGTGTTCTAGTAGGTTACCAGGAGACGCGGCAGCTTCCCCTTCAAGGGCATGCTCTACACTAAATTCTTGATCCAATGATTCCTGTATTGCCTCTCTTGTAACAGCCCCTGGTCGCAAGATTAACACGTCCCCAGCTTCGGTGAAGCCTACAACGGTTGATTCTATTCCAATATCTGAGCGTCCATCATGCTTAATTATTCCTCTAACTAATCCATTAAGCTCTCTGTTAGCCATTGCAAAATTGGTAGCACTGGGGCGCTTTGATAGATTAGCAGAAGGCGCTGCTATTGGGACACCACTCATCTTAATTAAGCTTAATGCCACAGGGTCTCTTGGTATTCTTATCGCAATGCTACTAAGACCACCGCATACAAGTCTAGATACCCTACCTGCATTCTTGAGTACAAATGTCATGGGTCCTGGAGTAAATTTGTGCATCAAGATCTCTGCACTTCTTGGGATATAGGATACAAGTTCTCTTATCTGCTCTATTGAATCAACATGTACTATTAATGGGTTGGTAATGGGGCGCTTCTTGACAACAAAGATCATCCCCACAGCTTCGTTATTGTATGCATTAGCTCCAAGCCCATATACTGTCTCTGTAGGAAATACAACTAACTCGCCTTCTTTTATAAGGCGTGCTGCTCTTTTTATGTCACCACTCTCTATCAGTTCGGTCTTCATCGCCTTGTCTCATGCCCATGCTCTTCTTTATTATTTTTAATCTGTCGTTCTATTAAATCACTTCTCATTAAAGCAAAAAATTTACAAATAGGCAATTTGTGGTTAACTTTCAGCCTAATTTTCCTGTTGAAAATCCTATGTTTTATATTATAATGAGCATTATGAGAAGTTTTCTTAGTCTCGGCAACTCTGTCCTTGGTTTTTGTTTTTTATTTTTTGTTCCTATTAGGTTGGATAGTGCTACTGTTGGGCTTGCTTCGTGGTATGGGGAGGCTTTTCATGGCAAGACTACAGCTAATGGTGAAAAATTTGATATGACGGCTCTTACTGCTGCGCACAAGGAGCTTCCATTTAATACTGTTGTGCGTGTTACTAATTTGTTAAATAATAGGGTTGTTGTTGTAAGAATTAATGATAGGGGGCCATTTAGGAAGGATAGGATAATTGATTTATCTAAGTCGGCTGCTGAGAAACTAGATTTTTTAGGAATAGGTGTTGCTCCTGTGAAAATTGAGGTGGTGGAGAAGCTCGATGGAGGCAAGCTTGCGACAAAAAATAAAAAAGATGATGAAGCTCTTGGTAGGCTAGATTCTTCTAGGATAGTTCCTTCTAGTGATAGTTTAAAATCGGATAGAGATGTTCCTGTGGAAAAGAATGAGAATATTGTTGCAGAGAAACTTTTAGATGGATCTGACGTGGAGCCGGATTTTTATATACAGGTTGGATCCTATAAAACGAAGGATTATGCCGAGAGAGCTTACAGGACACTGAGGAAGGTTGGTTTAAATGTTTTAATAAATGCTCATGGGTCTTTTTTTACAGTTTTTATACCTACTGTTGCTGATGATGTACATAAGGATGTCGAACTTATTAAATCTACAGGCTACAAGGATGTTTTGGTAAGAAAGACTAGGATTCCAGGGGAGAGTTTAACTATAGAATAGAATTTTGTTTTATTCTTTGGAAAAATGTATCTATTTTCAGTTTTATGTTTTCAAACTTTGAGTAGTGTACTTCGATGTCGGGTAAGGATTGTAGAAAGAGTCTCCCGTAGGTCTTTTGGAAGATTCTTTTGTCAAGGCAGACTATGATTCCGTAGTCTGCTGAATCTCTAATTAGTCTTCCAAACCCCTGTTTGAATTTCATTATTGCCTGTGGTAGCGTTTCTTTTGTGAAGAAATTTTCTCTCATTTTGGTAGCCAGTTCATTCTTTGCTATTGAAATAGGATCTGAAGGGGTTTGAAAAGGAAGTTTAGGCATTATTACCATTGTTAGTTTGTCTCCTTTAATGTCGATTCCTTCCCAGAAATTCTTAATACCTATGAGCACACCTTTTTTTTGCGATCTTTTAAAAGAATCTATCAGTTCATGTTTTGGTAAATCTCCTTGTATGAAAAGATTGATATCGTTTTTAAGTAGAAAGTCTTTAATTGTTGTTTCTGCATATTTTAAGCTCTTAAATGATGTTAAAAGAATTAAAGTTCCGCCCTCGTTCACTAGTACAAGTTCTTTAATATATTGCATTGATTGACTTAAAAATTTTTCTTCATTATCGGGAGTTTCAATGTCAGACGTAACTGCCAACATTGATCTTTCTTTATAGGAGAAAGAATATGGCAATTTTTCTATTTTTATGTCTTTATCACTCAGGTTTAGTCCCGTTTGGTTTAAAAAATATGAAAATGATTGATTTATAAGCAGGGTAGCTGAGGTGAAAATTATTCTTCTAGCTCTTTTATGCATAATTTTATTCAGCCCAGGACCTAAATTAATTTCTGATGTTTTAAATGTAGCTATATTCTTTTTATTTTCTATCCAAAAACAAAGATTGTCATATTTGTTTTTGGATAGAAAATTTTTAACTAATGTCTCTTTTTCTTCTATACTTCTAATTAGCCTTTCAAGTTCAATTTTTGCTGTTTTATGTTCGAGTTCCTGTAGTATTGATCCCATAGCTGTTCGATAATTTTCTAGATTATAAACGATGTCCTTTAAATGTGTTTTAATTCGTATGTAAAAATCGGTATCATGTGTGTCGCTAGTTATTCTGAAAACGGAAGGGAAGTTTTCATTTGTTCTTATTATATAATCTATGTTTTCAAAACTTAACATGGTTGCAGTTTCAAAATTTTTTTTGTACACACCCCTTACATTTTGCCTTCTAATTATTTTATCTATTTTTATAAAAAGTTGTTTTATCAAGACTCTTGAAAAATATTGACTAAATAGAGATCTAGCAGCCTCTTCTAAATAATGAGCCTCATCAATTATTATGTTTTTTATATTGGGTAAGATTAAGTTAAGTTCCTCTTCTGATTCTTCTTTCTCAGAGGCATCCTCAAAATTTTCCTTTTCTGTTAATATCCCGTTTCTTATATAAAGATCATTTAGAAGTAAATGGTGATTGGTGATGATAATATCACATTCTATTGCTTTTCTCCTTGCTTTTTTAAAAAAACATTTATTTTCATCAGGACAAGTCATGCCCGAACATGTTTCAGTGCTAGCTGATACTTCTTCCCATATTTTCTCATCAATAAAGTTGAGTTCATCTTTATCACCAGTTTTTGTATTTTTTGCCCAATAAAATAGTGATTCTAAATTTTTTTTGTTAACCGTGTATGTTAATAGACTTCTTTCAAATTCTTCAAGCCGACGAGTGCACAGATAGTTTCTCATTCCTTTAATAAGTCCAAACTTTATTTTGAAAGGAATTATTTCCTCTAAAGATCTAATGTCTTTCTTAATGAGTTGTTCCTGAAGATTAATGGAGGCTGTTGAGATTATGACCTTTTCTTGTGTCTTTTGAATGAAATCAATAGCAGAGATTAAATAAGCAAGACTTTTGCCAGTTCCAGTCGGCGCTTCAATAACTAGAAAGTTTTCATTCTCAAAGGCTTTACTTACTTCTTCTATCATCTTAAGCTGTGGTTTCCTTTTTGCAAATCCTTTGATATTTAGTTCAATTTTTTTTAGTATGTATTCAACTAGATTCAACTTTATTAATTATTCCTCTCAATAATTTTTCGAATTTCTTGGATGCCTTTGCTGAGTTTATTTTAACCTCCTCGTGACTTAAAGGGTCCTTTTGCATGCCCGATGCCAGGTTTGTGACATTTGAAATTGCTACCGTATTCATTTTAAGATATGCTGCAATAATCATTTCAGGGACGGTTGACATTCCAACTAGATCTGCGCCTATTGTTTTCAAAAAATTTATTTCGGCTGTTGTTTCATAACAAGGACCCGAGACAGCAAGATAGATACCTTCTTTAATATCTTCTTCGAAAATACTCTTATAAATACTTCTTGTTAATTCCATCAAGTCTGAATTACTATAAATTGAGTTCAATTCTTGAAATCTGGCACCCAAGTTATTGTCATTTTCTCCTATTAAGGGGTTGGTTCCCATAAAGTTTATGTGATTGTTTATCAAAATAAGATCATTTATTTTAAATTGACTATTGATTGCCCCAGAAGAATTTGTGATAATTAAATTCTGAACTCCAATCTTTTTTGCAAGCAGTATGGGCATTATTACCTCTTTAGGGTGATACCCTTCATAATAGTGAAATCTTCCAGAAAAAATAGCTGTAGCTTTGTTTATATTTAATGTACCCTTATGGCCATCTACAGTTGATATTGGAAATTCTCTTATTTTCTTATAAGGAATTTCAATCCCATCTTCGCATATTGCACTTAAATTGCTAAGCCCAGAACCAAGTATTATTGCTGTTTTGGGTTTAAATGCTGATATTTCTTTAAGCGAAGAATATGCTTTATTTATTCTCTCATTAATTTTTCCGAAATCCATTTCACATCCTTGTTTGCCATAGTGTTTTCTTATTATATATTTATTTTATGAATTTTTTAAACAATATTAGACGCCCAGTTATGATATTGGCTCCGATGGAGGATGTAACAGATACTGTTTTTAGAAATTTGATTCATACAATTGGGAACGGAAAGGATGAGCCCGATATTTACTTTACTGAATTTATTTCTGCTTTGGGGCTTGTAAGGGGATCTAAGCAATCAATTCAACACGTTTTAACAAAAAAAGATGAATTGAGTAGGCCCTTAATTGCTCAAATTTGGGGTAAGAACCCTGATGATTTTTTTAGTGCAATAAAAGTACTAGGTGAGTTAGGGTTTTGGGGAATTGATCTTAATATGGGTTGTCCCAGGAAGAAAATAGTTAAGAAGGGGGTGTGTTCCGCCTTAATTGAGAATAAAACTCTAGCTTATGAAATAGTTATGGCTAGTAAGGAATCTTGTTTAAAATTTGGACTGCCTCTTAGTATAAAGACAAGACATGGATTTTTTTGTTCTGAAGTTGAAGATTGGTTAGGATTTTTACTGAAATTGGGGATTGATATGCTGACAGTGCATCCAAGGCTTGCTGTTAATCAAAGTGAAGGGGATATAGATATTGATGTTTTTGATAAAGTTGTTAAATTGAGAGATAAGTTAAATCCTTCTACATTAATTATCGCAAACGGAGACATTTTAAGTTTAGAACAAGCAGGTCAAATTGTAAAAGACTATTCTATTGATGGCGTAATGTTTGGGCGTGGAATTTTTAAGAATTTAAATTTATTTAAAAGAGGTTCTTCCAACTTTTTGAGTAACAATTTGGATTTTAGATTAAATATATTAAAATTTCATGTGAAAGATTTTCATTCTACTTGGGGTCTTACTAAGGATTTTAACAAACTTAAGAAATACTTCAAGATTTATTTTAATGAGGTTGAGAGAAATAGTGAATATTTTCATAATATTATAAGTTCAGCTAATTATGAGGAACTTTTTGAAAATCTAGATCGGGTAGCTTTTAGGGAGATTATGTTAAATAATGAGTAGTAATTTTTCAAAGAAATATGATTTTAATATTTTTGAAGATAGGGTTTATAAGAAATGGCTAGAGAATGGGATATTTAAACCCAATGGTGGCCTTAGCCCCAAATTTAGCATGGTAGCTCCTCCACCAAACGTTACAGGTGTTCTTCATATGGGCCATGCACTTAATTTTACTTTGCAGGATATTCTTATTCGCTATAAGAGGATGAAAGGGAATGATACCCTCTGGCTTTTTGGAACAGATCATGCTGGAATTGCGACTCAATCAGTTTTTGAAAAACAGCTTAAAGATCTTGGGAAGAATAAAAATGATTTTACTCGTAAAGAGTTTATTGATGAAATTTTTAAACTAAAGGATAAGCATAGACAAATAATTGTTAGCCAGATAGAAAGACTTGGAGCTTCTTATGATCATTCTAGGGAGAGATTTACCCTTGACGATGGATTTTGCAGTGCTGTTAATAAAGCTTTTATAGATTTATATAATAAGGGTTTAATTTATAAGGGAGAATATCTTGTAAATCTTGATCCTGGTTCTGGAAGCGTTGTTAGTGATGAAGAGGTTGAATATAGAGAGATTGTTGGAAAGATTTATTTCATTAAATATTTGTTAGATGATAATAATTTTATTGAGGTTGCAACCACTAGACCTGAGACTATGTTTGCAGATGTGGCTGTTGCCATCAATCCTGATGATAAAAGGTATAAAGCCCTAATTGGCAGGGATGTTAGAATTCCTATTGTAAATAGAAAAGTTGAGATAATAGGGGATAGTTATGTCGATATGGAATTTGGCAGTGGTGCTTTAAAAATAACTCCTGCGCATGATCCTAATGATTTTGAAATCGCTAAAAGGCATGATCTTCCTAGGATAAATATTTTAACTGAGAATGGCAAACTTAATGAAAATGTTCCTGTTGAATATCAGGGATTAAGTGTGGATGATGCAAGAGCTAGGATAGAAAAAGATTTAAAAGATAAAGGATTGTTAGTAGATGTTAAGAGTCATAAACACCAAGTAGGGCATTGCCATAGGTCTGGAGAGGTTATTGAGCCTTATTTATCAAATCAGTGGTTTGTTAAAATGAGACCCCTAGCAGATAGTGCTTTAAAGGCCTTAGAAAAAGGTGAGATTAGGTTTTATCCTAAAAGGTGGGAAAATACAT
This is a stretch of genomic DNA from Borrelia sp. P9F1. It encodes these proteins:
- a CDS encoding PilZN3 domain-containing protein, which translates into the protein MLLSRKIKDYESKYRGKEIKMSTEISSFLNIRNTVEMKVGSYVVYGVIYSVSMNSIKIIFQEDTVLPTLAKNKNTGNIQLKRFDDFEDNSFFISPLSVRLANTSDYPSQERHYNLLTLDFLSPMPEEFAIKVGKLLDLKIGQNQRIHERIVVDKDSLRKLRLNSDRTFIEFNGVKHRCLIKDLSYGGALLISYFDYEEVEEKEIDLILNFNIADKEVLIKGKARNLSVIQTPNGKVLALGVAFYEEEIPLEYTMLIHDYFN
- a CDS encoding ATP-dependent DNA helicase codes for the protein MNLVEYILKKIELNIKGFAKRKPQLKMIEEVSKAFENENFLVIEAPTGTGKSLAYLISAIDFIQKTQEKVIISTASINLQEQLIKKDIRSLEEIIPFKIKFGLIKGMRNYLCTRRLEEFERSLLTYTVNKKNLESLFYWAKNTKTGDKDELNFIDEKIWEEVSASTETCSGMTCPDENKCFFKKARRKAIECDIIITNHHLLLNDLYIRNGILTEKENFEDASEKEESEEELNLILPNIKNIIIDEAHYLEEAARSLFSQYFSRVLIKQLFIKIDKIIRRQNVRGVYKKNFETATMLSFENIDYIIRTNENFPSVFRITSDTHDTDFYIRIKTHLKDIVYNLENYRTAMGSILQELEHKTAKIELERLIRSIEEKETLVKNFLSKNKYDNLCFWIENKKNIATFKTSEINLGPGLNKIMHKRARRIIFTSATLLINQSFSYFLNQTGLNLSDKDIKIEKLPYSFSYKERSMLAVTSDIETPDNEEKFLSQSMQYIKELVLVNEGGTLILLTSFKSLKYAETTIKDFLLKNDINLFIQGDLPKHELIDSFKRSQKKGVLIGIKNFWEGIDIKGDKLTMVIMPKLPFQTPSDPISIAKNELATKMRENFFTKETLPQAIMKFKQGFGRLIRDSADYGIIVCLDKRIFQKTYGRLFLQSLPDIEVHYSKFENIKLKIDTFFQRIKQNSIL
- a CDS encoding septal ring lytic transglycosylase RlpA family protein; this encodes MSIMRSFLSLGNSVLGFCFLFFVPIRLDSATVGLASWYGEAFHGKTTANGEKFDMTALTAAHKELPFNTVVRVTNLLNNRVVVVRINDRGPFRKDRIIDLSKSAAEKLDFLGIGVAPVKIEVVEKLDGGKLATKNKKDDEALGRLDSSRIVPSSDSLKSDRDVPVEKNENIVAEKLLDGSDVEPDFYIQVGSYKTKDYAERAYRTLRKVGLNVLINAHGSFFTVFIPTVADDVHKDVELIKSTGYKDVLVRKTRIPGESLTIE
- a CDS encoding tRNA-dihydrouridine synthase, with the protein product MNFLNNIRRPVMILAPMEDVTDTVFRNLIHTIGNGKDEPDIYFTEFISALGLVRGSKQSIQHVLTKKDELSRPLIAQIWGKNPDDFFSAIKVLGELGFWGIDLNMGCPRKKIVKKGVCSALIENKTLAYEIVMASKESCLKFGLPLSIKTRHGFFCSEVEDWLGFLLKLGIDMLTVHPRLAVNQSEGDIDIDVFDKVVKLRDKLNPSTLIIANGDILSLEQAGQIVKDYSIDGVMFGRGIFKNLNLFKRGSSNFLSNNLDFRLNILKFHVKDFHSTWGLTKDFNKLKKYFKIYFNEVERNSEYFHNIISSANYEELFENLDRVAFREIMLNNE
- a CDS encoding L-threonylcarbamoyladenylate synthase, whose amino-acid sequence is MKTELIESGDIKRAARLIKEGELVVFPTETVYGLGANAYNNEAVGMIFVVKKRPITNPLIVHVDSIEQIRELVSYIPRSAEILMHKFTPGPMTFVLKNAGRVSRLVCGGLSSIAIRIPRDPVALSLIKMSGVPIAAPSANLSKRPSATNFAMANRELNGLVRGIIKHDGRSDIGIESTVVGFTEAGDVLILRPGAVTREAIQESLDQEFSVEHALEGEAAASPGNLLEHYRPRIPVYLFKRQDNIRKYFLNWETKILITRDTLNSYWFGKFRTTENMRVYNTLDEYASEMYKEFVVSERSYRQILAEYTHNSGLGYSINNRLIKASLNKFISS
- a CDS encoding purine-nucleoside phosphorylase: MDFGKINERINKAYSSLKEISAFKPKTAIILGSGLSNLSAICEDGIEIPYKKIREFPISTVDGHKGTLNINKATAIFSGRFHYYEGYHPKEVIMPILLAKKIGVQNLIITNSSGAINSQFKINDLILINNHINFMGTNPLIGENDNNLGARFQELNSIYSNSDLMELTRSIYKSIFEEDIKEGIYLAVSGPCYETTAEINFLKTIGADLVGMSTVPEMIIAAYLKMNTVAISNVTNLASGMQKDPLSHEEVKINSAKASKKFEKLLRGIINKVESS